DNA from Thermomicrobiales bacterium:
GGTGCAGCCGGAAAGGAGATAGTCGTACCCGCCGCTCTGCCAGTCGAAACTTGATCGGGTAGTACTTGTAGATGTGGACGTTGGGTGTGCTTCGACGTAGTCGAACCAGTAGCATTTAGCAGGTGTGCCAGCCATCCACCATGGTGGCGAAAGGCGATGATGCGTGCCGTTGCCTTCGTCGGCGAGCTGCTGCTTGTTCGATTCGTCGATGTTTGCCTCGGTACTGCCATTGGGGAACCTTCGACGCAGTACACCGCTCATTGATAACCGCTCACCTCATGTAAGGATATCGACCTGGTCCAGCGGCCAATGATCCGAATCTTGACCGTCCCATTGCCATTGCCAGTGGCAGTCTGCGTTCCTCCGTTGACGGAGAACTTCACACCGTTGTGGAAATCTGGGCAGTTGTCGAAATAGCTTCTGAAGACCGTGAACGAATCGTAGTCGTAGCTCGTGTCATCGCAGAGGAACTTCTGGATCTTGATGATTGGCCGTGCCGCCACCCTGATACTGCTGGGTTTGGCCGTCTTGGGCCGGAGGAGAATTGAACCAGTAGCATGTGGTTTGGGTGTAGGAGGTTAGCTGAGGGGCGGTATAGCCAACATCTATGTTGCCGCCGTTGGCGGCAAAGTAGCTGCGTTGCACGTCACCGGGGTTGTTGGGATCACCGGAGACTTCGCAATAAACCCAGGGGGGTTCCATAGCCCTGGGGAACCGTTTCCGAGACAGCATAGCCAACACCCAGGGGGATGCCGTTCCAGGAAACGGAACCACTGCCATTGGTCTGCTGCGTTCCTCCCCCGTACGAGCCGTCACCAGACTGTAGGAAAGGAGACTCCACCTCGGAGTCGTACAGTTGCTGAATGCCGCGTTGGCATCTCCGCTGCCCGGGTCGTAACTCCGAGGGCAGTCATACTTGACAGCGGTATAGGAACCGGTGTCCTGCGCAACCACCTGCGTCGATTGAAGCGCGGGGAGCATGCCAAAGAAAAGTATGAGCACGACAGACCGCGCAAGAAGTCGATGTGCCGATGACATGATGTCCATCCTCCGAAATAAGCACGCAATTGGGTCTGGGGAGAACGTCCAGTTTGTTAGGTAGCTCCAATCATCTTTATTCCTCTTTCGTGAGAAATCAACCACCTACGCTGGATTTCCACACGTTTGCACATGTTTCCGCAACGCCCGTTCGGTACGGTTGTTCACGTCCGCTGGCCCGAATTCGGGAAGACTGGGAAGACCACACACCGGATCGACCGTCCCCGATGCCACTACGAGCGGACACCTCCAAGGTCCACTGAATCGGCCTACACGGGTATCGAATACGCTCCGTTTTCGGCCGTACGAGATTGACATCCCTCCTTTCCACGTACCCCGTACGTGCTGACACGGCTCACGCAACCGTGCCGTCAGGCGACACGTCACGTATGCTCTCCCACGTCGAGCCACGAAGCACTGGACAAGTGATGCGAACGACATCCTTTGTCTCCATCATGGGGTTCGCATGGAAACTACTCAACTATGAAAATTCGAAGCGGGAACACACGCAAGACAGGAGCACATGGATTGGTGCTACGTAATCAATTGATCGACCGCTACCGGGAGGGCCCTGCCGAGGTCGACCGCGCGCTTGCCGGAATCACCGAGGACGAGCTCGGATTTCCGCATCGCCGACGGGGAATGGACCCCGCGTGAAGTCGTGCATCACCTGCGACAGCGAGATGACGTCGGCTATCCGCATCCGCCGGCTGATTGCCGAAAAGGAGCCGCTGATCGTTGGGTACGATCAGGAGGAATTCGCCCGCAGGCTTTACTACGGGCGCCGGATCGTCTGCTTCTGGCGCTCGCGGGCGCCCGCATGTCGACTGCCGACTCTTGCCGAGTTTCAGGAGAGCGACTGGGAGCGATTCGGGACCCACTCGGAGTTCCCTGGACCGTTCACCGTGATCGGCTGGCTGGAGTATTACGCCGACCACGCGCACGACCACCTGGATCAAATTCGCCGATCGCGGGAGGCGTACCGCCAGCGAGCGGTCGCTTCTGAATAGCTATCGAACCGCGGCTGCGGTCGTCAAAACCACACCGTTCCGGTGCTCGTCATACCAGGCGAAGCGTTGCTCGGGTAGTCTGTGATGCCATCCCGCAACTCGAGCGTTCGTGTGCAGATGCGTTCGAGAAAGTATGGTCGCGAGACCGACAGGATGGTTCCTGGAAAGTCGCTGAGCGCGGTTTCCAGCGCCTCGATCGCCTGGAGGTCGAGATTGTTCGTCGGTTCGTCCAGCACGAGGAAGTTCGCGCCGCCCAGGATGAGACCAGCAATCTGCAGGCGTGCTTTCTCACCGCCGGAAAGCCGTCCGATCTGCGTCATGCCGACTTCCCCCGATCGAATGCAACGAACCAAGGAAACTGATTGCCTGTTGCTCGTTGTACGGCTGCAATCGTCGGATGTACTGATCGCGGTGAGTTTGGCGGGCAGATTCTCCCTGTTCCTGGGCATACAACCGAGCACGACCGCCGGCCCCAGCCGCACGGTACCACTCGTCGGCGCAACCTGACCTGCCAGAACACGCAAGAGGGACGCTTTTCCCGCTCCATTCGGACCCACCAAACCAATGCGCTCGCCAATGCGGATCTCCAGATCGAACGGCTTGACGATGTCGCGATGCGGGTAGGCGAACGAGGCGCGTGGGCATCCAGACGACGGTCGCGCCGCGCTCAGTCGAGAACGAAAAGTTGGCCGGGCGACGATCGAGGATTGGGTATTCGGGTCACCAGCTTTTCGCGTTCCTCTTCGAGCTTGCGCCGCATGTTTTCGCACGCGGGGCGAACTCGGGTTCTGGCGTGCCCATTGGGTGAGCTGCTCGGCGCTGGCTTTGAGTTTCTTGAACTCGCGTTCCTGAGCTCGCGCAGCTCGGTGGCCCGCTCATGACGAGATTGCCGCTCGTCCCGGTAGTAGCTGTAGTTCCCGTGATAGACGGTGATCTTGCCGTGGGCAAGCTCGAAGATGCGGTTCATGATCCGATCGACGAAGTAGCGATCGTGGGTGATCGTCGCGACAGCGCCTTCGGACCTGCTGAGCAACCGCTCCAGCCACGCTTTGGCTTCCAGGTCGAGATGGTTGTCCGGTTCGTCGAGCAGGAGTACATCTGGCTGTGCCGCCAGCAAGCCGGCCAGCGCGCAACGATCTTCTTCTCCCCTCCGGATAGCTGCCCAACCGGTTTTCCCCAATCGGCTTCGGGCACTGCAAACCAGGAAAGGATGTCGGCGCCCGGCAACGGTACCTGATCGTCACGCACTTCTTCGATGCGCGCCAAAGTGCGGGTACTTGTCCATGACCGCGGTGAGCTGCTCATCGTCGAGCGGTTCACCCATGCGGAGTTCGAGCCGAGGAGATGTAAATCGAGCGCGTCCGGATCGCCTGCTGCCAATGCGACCGTTTCCAGCACGGTCATTTCGGGGTCGATTGCCGTCTCCTGATGCAGGTACCCGATGCGCAACCCGCGCCGTGCTGTCACCGCGCCCGATTGCGGTGGCAGCTCCCCTGACAGCAGGCGAAAGAGGGTCGACTTTCCAGCCCCGTTCGGTCCTGTGGAGCGCGAGCCGGTCGTCGATTCTGATCTCGAACGAAACGTTCTCGAAGATTTGGTACCGCCGTGGGCATAGCTAATACCGTTTGCCTGTAACAGAAAGCGCCATATGCGCAGCGTAGCACGACGGAGCGGAGTGCTGCGCGGTCAGGCTACCGGGCTCCTCTGCCGTCGTCAAATGCGGGGAGATCGAATACGCCCGCCGCGATCAGGGCCAGGCGTTGCTCGACTTCGGTGGCGCGGTCGTCGTCGGGCACCCCAAGCGACAGAAGGGCAACAGCGCGAACGTCGCCAGATGGCAATACGATGAACCCCACATCGTTGACCACGTCTTCCAGATTTCGGCTTGTCGATGGCCGTAGATAGCCCTCCCGGCAGCAAAGCGGAATCCGGTCTCCAATCAGTTGCTCTTCCAGGATGCCCAATGTGCTCGGTACACAAAGGGGAGATCAGTGTATTGGTCGAGAGCTTCTGCATATACGTCGCCATGCCGAATGGACGCGATATTGACCGGGCCAAGTTGCGCCGCGGCTTCGATATAGGCTCGGGCAGCGTCGACATCGGCCTGGGTTGCATCCGAAGCGGTTTGCGGGGGCCAAATCACAGGTGTCGGATCGCTTTGCAGCCAGGTCTCGTTCATGCCGATGATCTCAGCAGTCTCTCGCAGCGATTCGGGAGTAGTGAGCTCGAGCATTGTCAATCCAGCGACATTGCTTGAGTAAGCTCCGGCGGCAGATCTTCCAGCGTGACCTGGGTGCCCGCTTCGTCATTGGCAAACACATGTCCCCAACTCCAGCCTCGAACAACTCCGGCGCCAGGGTGTAGGTCTGCTGCAGTGAGCTCGCCCGCTTCGACCTTGCGTGATGTCGGCCATGAGAATGAGCTTTGTAGGTCGAAGCGACACGAAGGGCATGCGCATTCCGCGGATTGATGATCCTGTCGTTTGGACCGAGCACCACGACCCCGTACACCCCCTGCTCCCCCTGCAAGAGTGTGGTGGTCGCCGCCTGCTCCGGCGAGGTCGGGATCCCGTCGATGAACTCGGGCGTGGCGGGATCGTGGGGGTATCGGTCATGGACCGTGAAGATAGGCGTGACAACCTGGGCGACTTCGCAGGCTGCCGTCGTGGTGGGCTCCTCGCTCACCGGTTCGCTTTCACCGCCGCAAGCGAGGAGAGCGCACCCGGAATCGCCAACCAGCGCTGCAGCCATGAAGCGCCAGCGCCGAAGGATGCCGGATTGCTGAACTCGTCGTTTGGGTTGCCACACGTCTGCCTGACTGCACCGGTTCGACGCACTGATTGTACGCGCCGAAACTGGCGCACCAGCGCAACGTCCCAGCTTTCGTTCAGGCTTTGCAGTTTTTCGGTCGAATGGGCCGGAAGCCGCTAGAAATCGGTGCTGCCTGCGGCGATCGCGCCGAGCAACGCGAGAATCTCGGTCGCATGGCCTTCATCGATGATGCCCGCGGAATAGGCCGCCACCGCGCGGGGCCCGGAATCGAGGAAGAGGATCCCGGTGTCGTTGACCGCGCCGGTCAGATTGCCTGGTTTGTCTGCCACCGGAATGTCCCACAGATACGCCGGCAGCCGGTCGCGAATCGTGTTGTTGAGCAGGATGTCCACGATCTGCTCGCTCACCCAATGCGAAATCACCGTGCCGTTGATCAGTCCCACCTGATACACCGCCATGTCATACGGGGTCGACACGACCCCATCCCTCTTCCTCGTATGACTCCGGATGATGCAGGACATGACCAGGATCGATGTCCTCCTGGGAGGAATCGGCCCCGGCCTGTGGCGGCCAATAGGGCAATCCTCAGTAGGGATTCGCGAAGAGATAGGTTTGGGTCATACCGATCTCATGCGCGGTCTGGTTGAGCGCGTCTGGCGTGGTGAGCGGCCAGCAGGGTGAGCGCGTTGACATTGCTGGACCAGGCTCCGACCGCAAACAACAGCTCGCCGATCGGCTTGTAGCTTCGGCACGCCCCCAGAGGAAGTACATGTCTCCCCCGGCTCTTGTCGAAGAGCGCCGGATCGAGATAGACCTCCTGGATCGAGCGAAAGCTCGCCCTGCTCGACCTCGCTTCAGGATGTCTGCTGCGAGCACGACTTTGTACGTGCTGGCCGTCACCAGAATGGGTGCGGCTGTTGTACGACGACACGATGTAGCCATCGGCTTCCATCACGACGAAGCTGTAGACACCCTCCCTGGCCGGAGAGAAGGTCATTCGCGGCCGCCTGTTCGGCGGACTCTGCCGACAGCCATCTGGCGTTGGCGTGGGAAGCGGAGTCGGAGTATTGGTGGCAGTGGGAATTGGGGTGATGATGGGAGTGACGATCGCGGGCATGGTGGGCGATTCATACGCCGGCGCAGCAGCGATGACATCACCCGAATCAGGCGCATCAGAACGCGAGCAGGCAGACAACACCAAGCTCAGCAGCAGGATCGCCACTGAGGTCACCAACCATGGGTTTGCTTGCAGGCGTGTTCGCCGGCGCGGGACACCGAGCATTGCGCCACCATCGGCCCGATGCCTCAGCGCGCGCGGTTTCGGGGCCGCGCTCGACGGATGGCATTCGGGGTCCATCATCGAACAATTTCTGCTTCGATTATACCGGACGAACGCGAGAAATGCGCCCTCGAAATCGTGACGATGCGTCACCTGGGACACGCCGTCAACCAGCGTTCGTACGCAGTGAATCAACGATCATTCAGCTGCAGCTCGCTCGCGAGGTGACTCCTGGGAATGCCGCAGCCGCTGGCTATTTGACACCACGCACGGTGAGCGCCCGGATCGGGAGACGGAATGCCGCGCTCTCGCCCGGAGCGAGCTCGGCGCGCAGCCGTTCCCGCAGCCGAGCCTGGGCATCGTGCGGCAGCCCGAGCAGGAACCTGCTGGCGGGTCCGTAGCCCGCCAGGAAGGGGGTCCAGTAGTCGTCGAAGTCGACAAACTCTGCGTCGAATTCGATGGCGCCCGTTTCGACGGCGTTGAGCTCGGCGGACTGGAAGAGCCGCAAGAGTCGAACGGGATCGCAGATGGGATAGACCGTGCGTTCGTCGACGGAAGCTGCTCCATCTGGATCGATGGCGGAAGCTGCTTCCCAGAACTTCGCGCGGGGCGCGAACCCACCCGTATAGTCCCAGACATAGGCTCCCACCGCGCCGCCACGGCGAGCGGCACGCAGCATCTCCC
Protein-coding regions in this window:
- a CDS encoding ATP-binding cassette domain-containing protein; amino-acid sequence: MRKHAAQARRGTRKAGDPNTQSSIVARPTFRSRLSAARPSSGCPRASFAYPHRDIVKPFDLEIRIGERIGLVGPNGAGKASLLRVLAGQVAPTSGTVRLGPAVVLGCMPRNRENLPAKLTAISTSDDCSRTTSNRQSVSLVRCIRSGEVGMTQIGRLSGGEKARLQIAGLILGGANFLVLDEPTNNLDLQAIEALETALSDFPGTILSVSRPYFLERICTRTLELRDGITDYPSNASPGMTSTGTVWF
- a CDS encoding serine hydrolase: MSTPYDMAVYQVGLINGTVISHWVSEQIVDILLNNTIRDRLPAYLWDIPVADKPGNLTGAVNDTGILFLDSGPRAVAAYSAGIIDEGHATEILALLGAIAAGSTDF
- a CDS encoding class I SAM-dependent methyltransferase, producing MNQNPTQLATAGEAYEPLTGRWSRMVAPRFLDWLDAGKNGRWLDVGCGTGALIQAVLDVEQPKEIVGVDPSSTYIAYARRQIEDARVRYEVGDARALPVASNQYDAVVSGLVINVLSAAGQLSAVREMLRAARRGGAVGAYVWDYTGGFAPRAKFWEAASAIDPDGAASVDERTVYPICDPVRLLRLFQSAELNAVETGAIEFDAEFVDFDDYWTPFLAGYGPASRFLLGLPHDAQARLRERLRAELAPGESAAFRLPIRALTVRGVK